Proteins co-encoded in one Neofelis nebulosa isolate mNeoNeb1 chromosome 2, mNeoNeb1.pri, whole genome shotgun sequence genomic window:
- the IQCC gene encoding IQ domain-containing protein C, translating to MERERLLRGVSVLQACVRGFLVRRHIQRLRDEYEAVVREIEGDLGTLQWTEGWIPRPEFLPEKAKSHRTCKPQERAPNPEQQWRGRFSCKEPEREAVFGEMMLKQSGQSSANSGSLPCRGDSPPPQDEHSRQARNPGQDETRAMSGMENPEAVGPGLPHSQTKLQELQYHHSHLAMELLWLQQAINSRKEYLILKQTLTSPEASQMRDKPSMCPDHRAQTCVRAGSQTSPPLKDKFYRDRTIKDPDHVDNSSWRLKSQPHKSLESLATTDKTTAGVKHRDPCNRRARAQLLTLSNNQALEDRLTREPHRGGPCLQLMRVPEDQIPKGLEPRGYCSEKARMQVPTLGEDPDIEDKSPRKPEREEPDCQRARPRELDLSEDRGIWDETLAEHGGQDLWETKPPKGQIPREKSSRDRTSSEPSHEQSTNQRAVPWRSRPPKKLSLTESAHTGEDHWKDKPWKTGPPG from the exons ATGGAGCGGGAGCGGTTGCTTCGCGGGGTGTCGGTGCTGCAG GCCTGCGTCCGGGGCTTCTTGGTCCGACGCCACATCCAGAGACTGCGAGATGAGTATGAGGCTGTTGTACGCGAAATCGAGGGTGACCTGGGCACGCTTCAGTGGACAGAGGGTTGGATTCCCAGGCCCGAGTTTCTCCCAGAG aaaGCAAAATCCCATCGGACCTGTAAACCCCAAGAGAGGGCACCAAATCCAGAACAGCAATGGCGGGGCCGCTTCTCATGTAAAGAACCTGAGAGAGAAGCTGTCTTTGGGGAGATGATGCTGAAGCAATCAGGACAGAGCTCAGCAAACTCGGGAAGTCTTCCCTGCAGAGGTGACAGTCCCCCGCCTCAGGATGAGCACAGCAGGCAAGCCAGGAATCCCGGCCAAGACGAGACCAGAGCTATGTCAGGGATGGAAAACCCAG AAGCTGTAGGTCCAGGACTGCCCCACAGCCAGACCAAGCTTCAGGAACTCCAGTACCACCACAGCCACTTGGCCATGGAACTGCTGTGGCTACAACAGGCCATCAATAGCCGTAAGGAG TACCTAATTCTCAAACAGACACTGACATCCCCGGAGGCGAGCCAGATGAGAGACAAGCCCAGCATGTGCCCAGACCACAGGGCTCAGACCTGTGTGAGGGCTGGGTCACAAACAAGCCCACCGCTGAAAGACAAGTTCTACAGAGACAGGACCATTAAAGACCCAGACCATGTAGATAACTCCTCCTGGAGGCTGAAATCACAACCCCACAAGTCCCTGGAAAGCCTGGCCACTACAGACAAAACCACTGCTGGGGTCAAGCACAGGGATCCATGCAACAGGAGGGCTAGAGCACAGCTGCTCACACTATCCAATAACCAGGCCTTAGAAGACAGGCTCACTAGAGAGCCACACCGTGGAGGGCCCTGCCTGCAGTTGATGAGAGTCCCAGAGGACCAGATCCCCAAAGGCCTCGAACCTAGGGGCTACTGTTCTGAAAAAGCCAGGATGCAGGTGCCCACACTCGGTGAGGACCCGGATATTGAGGATAAGTCTCCCAGAAAGCCAGAACGCGAAGAGCCTGATTGCCAAAGAGCTAGGCCACGAGAGTTGGACCTCTCAGAGGACCGTGGCATCTGGGATGAGACCTTGGCAGAGCATGGTGGCCAGGATCTCTGGGAGACTAAACCACCCAAGGGCCAGATCCCTAGGGAGAAAAGCTCCAGAGACAGAACCTCCAGTGAACCTAGCCATGAACAATCGACAAACCAGAGGGCTGTACCATGGCGATCGAGGCCACCTAAGAAACTGTCTTTGACAGAGTCTGCCCACACAGGAGAGGACCACTGGAAGGACAAGCCATGGAAAACAGGACCACCAGGCTAG
- the CCDC28B gene encoding coiled-coil domain-containing protein 28B, translating into MEDKKKKRSPKPCLTQPAQAPGTLRRVPVPTSHSGSLALGLPHLPSPKQRAKFKRVGKEKCRPVLAGSGGGSAGTPLQHSFLTEGTDVYEMEGGLLNLLNDFHSGRLQAFGKECSFEQLEHVREMQEKLARLHFSLDVCGEEEEEEEEEDGVTEGLPEEQKKTMADRNLDQLLSNLEDLSNSIQKLHLAENAEPEEQSAV; encoded by the exons ATGgaggacaagaagaagaaaaggagtccCAAGCCCTGCCTGACCCAGCCAGCCCAGGCCCCGGGCACATTACGAAGGGTCCCTGTGCCCACCAGCCACAGCGGCTCCTTAGCCCTGGGACTCCCTCATCTGCCATCCCCCAAGCAGCGAGCCAAGTTCAAGAG GGTAGGCAAGGAGAAATGCCGCCCGGTGCTGGCCGGAAGTGGGGGTGGCTCTGCAGGCACCCCGCTGCAGCACTCGTTTCTGACCGAGGGGACGGACGTCTATGAGATGGAGGGGGGACTGTTGAACCTGCTCAATGATTTTCATTCAGGCCGGCTGCAGGCCTTCG GGAAGGAATGCTCCTTTGAGCAGTTGGAGCACGTGCGGGAGATGCAGGAGAAGCTGGCCCGGCTGCACTTCAGCCTAGACGtgtgtggggaagaggaggaagaggaggaggaagaggacgggGTCACTGAGGGACTGCCAGAGGAGCAGAAGAAGACGATGGCCGACCGAAACCTGGACCAGCTGCTTAGCAAT CTGGAAGATCTTAGTAACTCTAT ACAGAAGTTGCACCTGGCCGAGAATGCCGAGCCTGAGGAGCAGTCAGCTGTGTAG